The Acidicapsa acidisoli genome contains a region encoding:
- a CDS encoding lmo0937 family membrane protein produces MLWTIFVILLVLWLLGFIGFHVIGAYIHILLVLALIVLIIQLVSGRRPVL; encoded by the coding sequence ATGCTTTGGACCATATTCGTGATACTTCTGGTCCTGTGGTTGCTCGGTTTTATCGGCTTCCACGTCATTGGAGCGTACATTCACATTTTGCTTGTGCTGGCGTTGATCGTCCTGATTATTCAATTAGTCAGCGGACGACGGCCGGTGCTTTAG
- a CDS encoding POTRA domain-containing protein, with protein MSSFEGQNVTAVEIAGHPELKSSEFTSLFVQHSGEPFSQAKVDQTVAALKATGKFTEVQLQVDPEADGVRVLMILEPAVWFGVFKFPGAERFAYSRLVQVANYPPQVPYNADDVERDRQSLLTFFQQEGYFQAEVRPETQVDQVHGLANVLFHVSLKQKARFGNVVISDASPQDTAKLNHALQTFLARARGAAIRPGKAYHRSTLTRATNYLKAQLAKEDRLAAQVKLQGAEYHADTNRADIHLQVTTGPLVHVQIKGAHLFSWTRKSLLPFYQGIDVDDESVQEGRQALVSYFQAKGYFDANVDAQSTQGTTGDTILYTISKEKKHKVTAVTLTGNTHLSSDNLIPHLAVEKKHLFSPGKFSAKLVRDSVKNLQAVYQSHGYSSAKVVSKVDNQGGDIKVSFQVQEGPRDIVNSLQIEGADTFPQNKYAPNGLKLGPGKPYSQALVEADRASIVAQYLKAGYLTSSFRQTATVVSKDDPHHINVVYHIYEGPQVFAGDIVTLGRSSTKQRLIDEDVSSIHPGTPLTETQLLTSESRLYNHTGVFDWAEVDPKRQITTQTKEDVLVKLHEAKKNQITYGFGFEVINRGGSVPSGTVTLPGLPPVGLPTSFTSSQQTFYGPRGTFQFTRNNVRGKGETFSFTGFAGRLDQRAAVYYIDPNFRWSPWRATSSVTAEKNEENPIYSSQQEAGTFQLQRDLDKAKTTNLFLRYSLSKTNLTRVLIQGLVLPQDRNVRLSTISANLTHDTRDNPLDAHKGMLHTLELDFNTTKLGSSVDFAKLTGQFAYYKTGIHNIVFANSLRVGLAQPFANSRVPLSEAFFSGGGNSLRGFPLDGAGPQRPVEVCPNGATGCNVFIQVPSGGNELLLINSEARIPLPFKKGLGMVAFYDGGNVFPIIGFHDFTSLYSNNVGVGLRYATPVGPVRIDIGHNLSTPVAGVSSTQYFISIGQAF; from the coding sequence TTGTCCTCCTTTGAGGGGCAAAACGTCACGGCAGTGGAAATCGCTGGGCATCCCGAACTCAAATCCTCGGAATTCACCTCCCTCTTCGTGCAACACTCGGGAGAACCGTTTTCCCAGGCAAAGGTCGACCAGACAGTGGCCGCCTTAAAGGCAACTGGAAAATTCACAGAAGTTCAGCTACAGGTAGATCCCGAAGCGGATGGGGTTCGTGTCTTGATGATTTTGGAGCCAGCGGTTTGGTTCGGAGTCTTCAAGTTTCCGGGGGCTGAACGATTTGCATATTCGCGCCTGGTGCAGGTCGCAAACTATCCACCACAGGTGCCTTACAACGCGGATGACGTAGAGCGCGATCGACAGAGCCTGCTGACATTCTTCCAGCAGGAAGGTTATTTTCAAGCCGAAGTTCGACCCGAAACGCAAGTGGATCAAGTGCATGGTCTCGCGAATGTCTTGTTTCACGTTTCCCTCAAGCAGAAAGCAAGGTTCGGAAATGTCGTCATTTCAGATGCCAGTCCGCAGGACACAGCAAAGTTGAACCATGCCTTGCAGACATTCCTGGCACGCGCTCGCGGCGCGGCGATTCGGCCCGGAAAGGCATACCATCGTTCCACTCTCACCAGAGCGACAAACTACTTAAAGGCTCAACTAGCTAAGGAAGATCGGCTAGCCGCGCAGGTCAAACTCCAGGGTGCTGAGTATCATGCCGATACCAATCGCGCCGACATTCACCTGCAAGTGACAACTGGTCCGCTCGTCCATGTCCAAATAAAAGGCGCCCACCTGTTCAGTTGGACGCGCAAATCGTTGCTGCCTTTCTACCAGGGGATCGACGTGGATGACGAATCGGTGCAGGAGGGCCGGCAGGCTCTCGTGTCGTACTTTCAGGCGAAGGGCTACTTCGATGCAAACGTGGATGCTCAATCAACGCAAGGTACGACAGGCGATACGATCCTCTACACGATCTCAAAAGAGAAGAAGCACAAAGTGACAGCGGTAACACTCACAGGAAATACGCATCTTTCCTCGGATAATCTGATACCTCATCTCGCCGTTGAAAAGAAGCATCTTTTCTCGCCTGGAAAATTCAGCGCCAAGCTTGTGCGCGATAGCGTAAAGAATCTGCAGGCGGTTTACCAGTCGCATGGTTACAGCAGTGCGAAGGTAGTCTCTAAAGTAGACAATCAAGGCGGAGACATCAAGGTTTCGTTTCAGGTGCAGGAGGGTCCCCGCGATATTGTGAACTCACTGCAAATTGAAGGGGCAGATACATTTCCTCAAAACAAGTATGCGCCAAATGGATTGAAACTTGGACCCGGCAAACCCTATTCGCAGGCACTCGTCGAAGCCGATAGAGCCAGTATTGTCGCTCAATATCTCAAGGCCGGATATCTGACCTCAAGCTTCCGTCAGACCGCGACCGTGGTCTCAAAAGATGATCCTCACCACATCAACGTGGTCTATCACATCTATGAGGGGCCGCAGGTATTTGCCGGAGACATCGTCACACTGGGTCGTTCGAGCACGAAGCAACGGCTCATCGATGAAGACGTCTCCTCTATCCATCCAGGAACTCCGCTGACTGAGACGCAATTATTGACATCGGAGAGTCGGCTCTATAACCACACAGGCGTATTCGATTGGGCAGAGGTTGACCCAAAGCGGCAGATTACTACCCAGACGAAAGAAGACGTACTGGTAAAACTCCATGAGGCGAAAAAGAACCAAATCACCTACGGCTTCGGCTTTGAAGTCATCAACCGAGGTGGGAGCGTACCAAGCGGCACAGTAACTCTGCCAGGATTGCCGCCCGTAGGTTTACCCACCAGTTTCACATCGAGCCAGCAGACTTTTTACGGCCCGCGAGGAACTTTCCAATTTACGCGGAACAATGTTCGCGGCAAGGGCGAGACGTTTTCGTTTACAGGATTCGCAGGCCGCCTGGATCAGCGAGCCGCCGTCTACTATATTGATCCGAACTTTCGATGGTCGCCCTGGCGAGCTACCAGTTCCGTCACTGCCGAGAAGAATGAAGAAAACCCGATTTATTCTTCACAGCAGGAGGCAGGTACATTCCAATTACAGCGAGACCTGGATAAGGCGAAGACGACGAATCTCTTCTTGCGTTACAGCTTAAGCAAGACCAACCTTACCAGGGTCTTGATTCAAGGCCTTGTTTTACCGCAAGATCGCAATGTTAGACTCTCTACAATTTCTGCAAACCTAACGCATGATACGCGCGACAATCCCTTGGATGCTCACAAGGGGATGTTGCATACCCTCGAGTTGGATTTCAACACCACAAAGCTTGGATCGAGCGTTGACTTCGCCAAGTTGACTGGGCAATTTGCGTATTACAAGACTGGCATCCATAACATCGTATTTGCAAACAGCCTTCGTGTCGGCCTGGCGCAACCCTTCGCGAATAGCCGCGTTCCCTTAAGCGAAGCATTCTTCAGTGGCGGCGGTAACTCCTTGCGTGGCTTCCCACTGGATGGCGCAGGACCACAGCGACCGGTGGAGGTCTGCCCCAACGGTGCGACTGGCTGCAATGTATTCATTCAGGTTCCAAGTGGCGGCAACGAGCTACTGCTCATCAATTCGGAGGCGCGTATTCCGCTACCCTTCAAAAAGGGACTCGGCATGGTTGCATTCTATGACGGGGGCAATGTGTTTCCCATCATTGGCTTTCACGACTTCACATCTCTCTACTCGAACAATGTAGGCGTGGGCTTGCGCTATGCCACGCCTGTCGGTCCGGTTCGAATCGACATAGGCCACAATCTTAGTACTCCAGTAGCAGGAGTCAGTTCGACACAATACTTTATCAGCATCGGACAAGCATTCTAA
- a CDS encoding helix-turn-helix domain-containing protein yields the protein MGAPRKHPPAGAATTIEAMAAQGHAIVGIAKHFGVSRETFKRWCDEDEAIQEAFEIGREAERQALHALVVQSAVMNKPANVNAFFILKSRHGYRENDSPNTNVNVGVAVAPTNVLVIKDHGTDEEWAAKALAQQRALTAPEAAPRQLEGAKVASASIYEPQVYQTEPEAVASSPAYFGPPSWKPQR from the coding sequence ATGGGCGCACCTAGAAAGCATCCACCAGCAGGGGCAGCAACAACCATCGAAGCGATGGCCGCACAAGGTCATGCAATCGTCGGCATAGCAAAGCATTTCGGCGTATCGCGTGAAACGTTCAAGCGCTGGTGCGATGAAGACGAAGCGATCCAAGAGGCTTTCGAGATTGGACGCGAAGCAGAGCGGCAAGCGTTACATGCCCTGGTCGTTCAATCCGCGGTCATGAACAAGCCTGCAAACGTGAATGCGTTCTTCATTTTGAAATCGCGCCATGGGTACAGAGAGAACGATTCACCGAATACGAATGTCAACGTTGGGGTTGCCGTAGCTCCCACCAATGTACTCGTCATCAAGGATCACGGCACGGATGAAGAATGGGCAGCTAAGGCACTTGCACAGCAACGTGCTTTAACAGCACCAGAGGCCGCACCAAGACAGCTAGAAGGCGCTAAGGTTGCGTCTGCGTCGATCTACGAGCCTCAGGTATACCAGACGGAGCCGGAGGCAGTAGCAAGCTCCCCAGCGTACTTCGGTCCACCTAGCTGGAAGCCCCAACGTTAA
- a CDS encoding translocation/assembly module TamB domain-containing protein yields MNDTVHNPQPRRPRPSMHRRVPWKILGWMLGGVAALIVLAAITITILLHNESFHKYILNAVQQKASDSLGVRVQLQNFALNLSHLDLDLYGLTIDGASPYANPPLLQVDHAEVGVRIVSLLHAKWYLESVRVDRPIVRIFVDANGASNLPVIKSTGNSSSNTSIFDLAIRHAVLDHGEVYYNDQQSPLAADLHDVEFQASFNSLMQKYSGSLSYTDGHFVSGTLRTISHNLAAEFDATPTTFHLTRAKLSSGPSQLLLTATVQNYSHPIADAQYDVTVDGAQVGQILNSPSTPNGQLHTIGNLHYQQILNHTLLESLVVTGNLYSRQLDVKTPSLRTQITNLTANYSLTDGDANLTGLRLNLLGGTLAGAGTMSKIAGDSHSSVNATLRNVSLAELKRLAGKSASASSLALSGGVDAKLEASWGKTFKDLVAHADAAIKGQVQGPAHDIGESAAVKTTSMPAPLNSIPIEGAIHGAYTAANKQIALEKSYVQTPQTNLTMNGVVSDRSSLDLKLQANDLREVEAIADIFRTPVAGQSLRPLGLAGNAQFQGTIHGSTTAPHLTGQLSASNLHANGTEWKLLRCDVELSPTLASLQHGEMEPASRGHIRFNASTGLTQWSFTNTSPVQADLDASQLNVAELAKLTGQALPVTGTLAANIKIHGTELNPVGNGSIALTGLVAYDQPIPMANVTFSGTGDEAHADLAIRLPSGNIQGNVSVRPKDKTYSAKLTAAGISLDKLQALKARNIDATGVLSLNASGSGSITDPQMQASLQIPRLIVQKQAITDLNLRVDVADHIANATLATSAVNTNIQGKARVDLTGDYLADITLDTQAIPFQPLLAIYAPEQAADLSGDTEVHATLHGPLKNKNLIEAHVTIPTLRMAYGKSIQLAAASPIHADYKNGTVLVQRGSIRGTDTDLSFQGSIPVTTSAPMSVMLQGTVNLQLAQLFDPDVRTSGELKFDINSNGTSDFGGKIDIVNATYASEDLPVGLQNGNGTLTLTRDRISIAKFQGTIGGGTVTAQGGVLLRPTIQFDLGLAANGIRMLYPQGMREGIDANLRLAGSTDAAVLGGSINLTDLSFTSAFDMNSFISQFSGGVSAPPTPGFSQNLQLNLAVRSSSNVDLVSRTLSINGSANLQVRGTAANPVILGRVNINNGDVILNGDRFVLNGGTVEFVNPSETQPVLNLSLKTTIQQYDVYLRFNGPVDQLRTNYNSDPALPSADIINLLAFGQTTEASNTANASTSANQAAAGLVASQVSSQVTSRISKIAGISQLSINPVLAGGTSQGQAGANITIQQRVTGNLFVTFSSNVASTQTQTIQGQYQLSPRVALSATRDQSGGFAFDAIIKKTW; encoded by the coding sequence ATGAACGACACAGTACACAATCCGCAGCCACGTCGACCGCGACCGTCAATGCATCGTCGTGTGCCATGGAAGATCCTTGGCTGGATGCTGGGTGGTGTGGCAGCGTTGATCGTGCTCGCGGCTATTACGATTACGATTCTGTTGCACAATGAATCGTTCCACAAGTACATCCTCAATGCAGTTCAACAAAAAGCCAGTGATAGTCTCGGCGTCCGCGTGCAATTACAGAATTTCGCATTGAACCTTTCGCACCTCGACCTGGATTTGTATGGTCTTACGATTGACGGCGCTTCTCCATACGCAAATCCGCCATTGCTTCAAGTAGATCACGCTGAGGTTGGTGTTCGTATCGTTTCCCTTCTCCATGCCAAGTGGTATCTGGAAAGCGTTCGAGTAGATCGTCCCATCGTACGCATCTTTGTTGATGCGAATGGAGCCTCGAATCTCCCTGTGATCAAGAGCACAGGCAACAGCAGCAGTAATACAAGTATCTTTGACCTTGCCATTCGACATGCTGTACTCGATCATGGTGAGGTCTACTACAACGACCAACAAAGCCCTTTGGCCGCCGACTTGCACGACGTCGAATTTCAAGCGTCCTTTAATAGCCTGATGCAAAAGTATTCGGGAAGCCTGTCGTACACAGACGGCCATTTCGTTTCAGGCACACTCAGAACGATTTCACACAATCTTGCGGCAGAATTCGATGCAACTCCGACGACCTTTCATCTAACCCGTGCAAAGCTGTCCTCCGGTCCGTCACAACTTCTGCTCACTGCAACCGTGCAGAATTACTCGCATCCTATCGCGGATGCGCAATATGATGTAACGGTTGACGGAGCTCAGGTAGGCCAGATCCTGAACAGTCCATCTACACCGAACGGCCAACTCCACACAATAGGTAATCTGCATTATCAGCAGATACTCAACCACACACTCCTTGAGTCGTTAGTCGTCACCGGTAACCTATATAGTCGACAACTGGACGTGAAGACGCCCTCACTACGCACCCAAATCACCAACCTCACAGCAAATTACTCGCTCACAGATGGCGACGCCAATCTCACAGGACTAAGATTGAATCTCCTGGGCGGCACACTTGCCGGCGCAGGCACCATGAGCAAGATCGCCGGCGATTCACATTCAAGCGTGAATGCCACGCTTCGCAACGTGTCGCTCGCAGAGTTGAAACGCCTCGCTGGCAAGTCAGCCTCGGCCAGCAGCCTTGCATTGTCGGGCGGCGTGGATGCCAAGCTTGAGGCTTCATGGGGAAAGACATTCAAGGATCTTGTGGCTCATGCTGACGCCGCGATCAAGGGCCAAGTCCAAGGCCCAGCGCATGATATTGGAGAATCCGCCGCGGTCAAGACAACAAGCATGCCTGCCCCGCTAAACAGTATCCCAATCGAAGGCGCAATTCATGGAGCTTATACAGCTGCAAATAAACAGATCGCGTTAGAGAAGAGCTATGTGCAGACGCCGCAAACCAACCTCACTATGAACGGCGTAGTAAGTGATCGATCAAGTCTCGATCTGAAGCTTCAAGCCAATGATCTCCGCGAGGTTGAGGCCATAGCGGACATCTTTCGCACACCCGTCGCCGGTCAATCACTACGGCCATTGGGACTCGCCGGCAATGCTCAATTCCAGGGAACCATCCACGGTTCGACGACAGCGCCGCATCTTACAGGGCAGCTTTCGGCTTCAAATTTACACGCAAACGGAACCGAGTGGAAGTTGCTGCGATGCGACGTTGAGTTGAGCCCCACATTAGCCAGTCTGCAGCACGGAGAAATGGAACCTGCTTCGCGTGGTCATATTCGCTTCAACGCAAGCACCGGCCTGACGCAATGGTCTTTCACCAATACCAGTCCAGTTCAAGCCGATCTGGATGCATCTCAGTTAAACGTCGCGGAACTCGCAAAATTGACAGGGCAGGCATTGCCGGTGACCGGTACTCTTGCAGCGAATATCAAGATACATGGTACGGAACTTAATCCGGTAGGCAATGGAAGCATCGCGCTAACGGGGCTCGTAGCGTACGATCAGCCCATTCCGATGGCGAACGTAACTTTTTCGGGAACTGGAGATGAAGCCCATGCGGACCTTGCGATTCGGCTGCCTTCCGGCAACATACAAGGCAACGTAAGTGTTCGGCCTAAAGATAAGACCTATTCAGCCAAGCTGACAGCCGCCGGAATTTCGCTGGACAAGTTGCAGGCCCTAAAGGCGCGGAACATTGATGCGACCGGAGTTCTCTCATTGAACGCAAGCGGGTCAGGATCTATTACCGACCCTCAAATGCAGGCTTCGTTGCAAATCCCCCGGCTCATCGTTCAAAAGCAGGCAATTACAGACTTGAACCTTCGCGTCGACGTCGCTGATCACATAGCGAATGCTACCCTTGCCACATCCGCAGTGAATACGAATATTCAAGGCAAAGCCAGGGTCGACCTCACGGGCGACTACCTTGCTGACATAACACTCGATACGCAAGCCATTCCATTCCAACCTTTGCTGGCAATCTATGCGCCAGAGCAGGCAGCAGATCTTTCCGGTGACACGGAAGTTCATGCCACACTGCATGGTCCGCTCAAGAATAAGAATCTCATTGAGGCGCATGTTACCATTCCAACTCTCCGGATGGCTTATGGCAAGAGCATCCAGCTTGCGGCCGCAAGTCCTATTCATGCCGACTATAAGAACGGCACCGTCCTTGTGCAACGCGGAAGCATTCGAGGCACTGACACGGACCTTTCGTTTCAGGGCTCGATTCCGGTCACAACGAGCGCGCCCATGTCCGTTATGCTGCAAGGCACGGTCAACCTTCAACTCGCGCAACTCTTTGATCCCGACGTAAGAACATCCGGCGAGTTGAAGTTCGACATCAACTCTAACGGAACATCGGACTTCGGGGGCAAGATCGATATCGTGAATGCTACTTACGCATCGGAAGATCTACCGGTAGGTCTGCAGAATGGAAACGGTACGTTAACACTCACCAGAGACCGTATCAGCATCGCCAAATTTCAAGGCACGATCGGAGGAGGAACTGTCACCGCTCAAGGCGGGGTTTTATTGCGACCCACGATTCAGTTTGATCTTGGATTGGCCGCGAATGGTATTCGCATGCTATATCCACAGGGAATGCGGGAAGGCATAGATGCAAATCTCAGACTGGCCGGTTCAACGGACGCGGCTGTGTTAGGCGGCTCAATTAACCTCACGGATCTGTCCTTTACCTCTGCCTTCGATATGAATAGCTTCATCAGTCAGTTCTCCGGAGGGGTATCGGCCCCGCCCACGCCAGGCTTCAGTCAAAACCTGCAACTCAACCTGGCTGTGCGTTCCAGTAGTAATGTCGACCTCGTCAGTCGAACTTTGAGTATCAATGGCTCTGCAAATCTTCAAGTGCGAGGCACCGCGGCAAATCCAGTCATTCTTGGCCGAGTCAATATAAACAATGGCGATGTCATCTTGAATGGCGACAGGTTTGTGCTGAACGGAGGAACAGTTGAATTCGTAAATCCCTCAGAGACTCAGCCTGTGCTCAATTTGTCTTTGAAGACGACGATTCAGCAGTATGACGTCTACCTTCGATTCAATGGCCCGGTGGATCAGTTGCGTACCAATTACAATTCAGACCCAGCTTTGCCATCGGCGGATATCATCAATCTGCTGGCATTTGGTCAGACGACAGAGGCCAGCAATACGGCAAACGCTTCGACATCGGCAAACCAGGCGGCTGCGGGCCTCGTCGCATCGCAGGTCAGCAGTCAAGTTACTAGTCGCATTTCGAAGATTGCGGGCATCTCGCAACTCTCCATTAATCCGGTACTGGCAGGGGGGACAAGCCAAGGACAGGCGGGCGCTAACATCACAATCCAACAGCGCGTAACAGGTAACTTGTTCGTGACGTTCTCGTCCAATGTTGCCTCGACTCAGACTCAGACCATTCAGGGGCAGTATCAGCTATCTCCACGCGTTGCTCTAAGCGCAACGCGCGATCAAAGTGGTGGGTTCGCCTTCGACGCAATTATCAAGAAGACCTGGTAA
- a CDS encoding TonB-dependent receptor, translated as MTSQVYRPHHCVSLLVFALLLCGFLPGAKAQTRGAVGGTVTDQAGAILQGAQISTQSPALTVSTNEEGRFYINGLAPGTYNLTITYVGLAPFTTTVSVSAGQTANVDAQLHVANQDETVVVTAGRASAEAEAINVERAADNLLQVMPNEVITSLPNANLADALGRLPSVTLERDEGEGKYVQVRSTEPRLTNTTVDGVNLPSEEPGVRQIKFDAIPSSLVESVQISKTLQANMEGDGIGGSVNLVTKTATDTPTVEITGLGGITPIQGGRGNTTETATLGRRFGASKKLGIIVGGSYDWEGRGIDDIEPSPDENSGATWFDGMSLREYQYFRSRYGLAGSADYRIRDGSNLYARFLYSDFKNYGDRWAYQLQDNTPGVSLLAPQNQGGTPSYDGELRNPDIQVGSLIIGGNHVFNRTWYTWEANIGRSSYGNSPYSDANFGSTLPSSNCQFNQSATKDKYLPQWTQPCFTEIQNPANFVMTPTVGGITRDLGEAVQLNLGVGGSGAWQYHIGNRSAVFEYGGKFRNEHKYADTYVLSLSPYGTLSMSQFPNRMVNHNYYNGGAYQLGYNVSLEDVLAYANSNPTSFSSSSTQGQDPSQFGLVEQVSAGYVMNTIDFSNGVRFIAGLRAENTFDGVHNLAFGDSGAVAPNAFSGSYYTLLPSASLRFRAGPESDVRLIYARGLSRPDPQDIAQPLSWSINGNGANKYSVTFGNANLKAETGDDVDVLFNHYLKPLGIISVGYFYKSLQNPIVTSSYQLPNYLPPGAPAVDRGNYLATQPVNAGSAWLSGFEASYLQHYSALPGFLGGLGLSANYSYIGSSTNGIPGRSDHPRLLRNSPNVFNISPTYDRGRYSLRMGISYNQANIAAYQYTDGMPGGIKGPLSDQYFYSHIQVDAQGIIGLRENMSLVLSGLNLNNEVFGFYQGSQQYMIQREYYQPTFSAGIRWTPTHKEK; from the coding sequence ATGACGTCGCAAGTATACCGTCCCCACCACTGTGTTTCGCTTCTCGTTTTCGCGTTGCTGCTCTGCGGCTTTTTGCCCGGTGCCAAAGCGCAAACACGCGGAGCTGTCGGAGGAACGGTCACCGATCAGGCCGGAGCCATTCTGCAAGGTGCACAGATCTCCACGCAGTCGCCTGCCCTCACAGTCTCCACCAACGAAGAGGGGCGGTTCTACATCAATGGCCTCGCGCCCGGAACCTACAATCTCACCATTACATACGTTGGCCTGGCTCCGTTCACCACGACGGTTAGCGTCAGCGCCGGGCAGACCGCGAATGTCGATGCTCAATTGCACGTCGCCAATCAGGACGAGACTGTTGTCGTAACGGCCGGCCGTGCCTCCGCCGAAGCTGAAGCCATCAACGTGGAGCGCGCAGCCGACAACCTTCTCCAGGTAATGCCAAACGAAGTCATCACCAGCCTGCCCAATGCAAACCTTGCCGACGCGCTGGGGCGCCTGCCAAGCGTGACGCTCGAGCGAGATGAAGGCGAAGGCAAATACGTGCAGGTCCGCAGCACGGAGCCACGCCTTACCAACACCACGGTGGACGGCGTGAACCTCCCCTCCGAAGAGCCCGGCGTCCGCCAGATCAAATTCGACGCCATTCCATCCAGCCTGGTTGAGTCTGTCCAGATCAGCAAAACCCTGCAGGCGAACATGGAAGGCGACGGCATCGGCGGCTCAGTAAATCTTGTCACCAAGACCGCGACCGACACGCCGACGGTCGAGATCACTGGCCTGGGCGGCATCACGCCGATTCAAGGCGGCCGTGGCAACACAACCGAGACCGCCACATTGGGCCGCCGTTTCGGAGCCAGCAAGAAACTCGGCATCATCGTCGGCGGCTCGTATGACTGGGAAGGCCGCGGCATCGACGACATCGAGCCGTCCCCCGATGAAAATAGCGGTGCAACCTGGTTCGATGGCATGAGTCTCCGCGAGTACCAGTATTTCCGCTCGCGATACGGTTTGGCTGGAAGCGCCGACTACCGCATCCGCGACGGATCGAACCTTTACGCGCGTTTTCTCTATTCGGATTTCAAAAACTACGGCGACCGCTGGGCCTACCAGCTTCAGGACAACACGCCCGGAGTCTCACTGCTTGCCCCGCAAAATCAGGGCGGCACTCCTTCCTATGACGGGGAGCTTCGAAACCCCGATATTCAAGTAGGCAGCCTGATCATCGGCGGCAACCACGTTTTTAATAGGACGTGGTACACATGGGAAGCCAATATCGGCCGTTCTTCCTACGGCAATTCGCCCTATTCGGACGCAAACTTCGGCTCGACCCTTCCTTCGAGTAACTGCCAATTCAACCAGTCAGCGACCAAGGATAAATACCTTCCACAGTGGACCCAGCCCTGTTTTACAGAGATTCAGAATCCGGCCAACTTCGTCATGACTCCCACAGTCGGCGGGATCACCCGTGACCTGGGCGAAGCAGTTCAGCTCAACCTCGGCGTTGGTGGATCGGGCGCCTGGCAGTATCACATCGGCAACCGCTCGGCAGTCTTCGAGTACGGCGGCAAGTTCCGCAACGAACACAAATATGCCGACACCTATGTTCTTTCGCTCTCGCCCTACGGCACACTGAGCATGTCCCAGTTTCCCAACCGTATGGTCAACCACAACTACTACAACGGCGGTGCGTACCAGCTCGGCTACAACGTCTCGCTGGAAGACGTCCTCGCGTATGCCAATTCCAATCCGACCTCATTTAGCTCCAGCAGCACGCAAGGACAGGATCCCTCGCAGTTCGGCCTGGTGGAACAGGTCAGCGCCGGGTATGTGATGAACACGATCGACTTCTCCAACGGTGTGCGTTTCATCGCTGGCCTGCGCGCGGAGAACACCTTCGACGGCGTTCACAACCTTGCCTTTGGCGATAGTGGCGCCGTCGCGCCCAATGCCTTCTCCGGCTCCTACTACACCCTCTTGCCGAGCGCCTCGCTCCGATTTCGCGCCGGGCCCGAGAGCGACGTCCGTTTGATCTATGCACGCGGTCTGTCGCGGCCAGATCCGCAGGACATCGCCCAGCCGCTCAGCTGGTCGATTAACGGCAACGGTGCCAACAAATATTCCGTCACCTTCGGCAACGCCAACCTGAAGGCCGAAACCGGCGACGACGTGGATGTGCTCTTCAATCACTATCTGAAACCGTTGGGCATCATCTCCGTCGGCTACTTCTACAAGTCGCTCCAAAACCCGATTGTCACGAGCTCCTATCAGCTTCCGAACTATCTGCCCCCTGGCGCGCCGGCAGTGGATCGCGGGAACTATCTGGCTACTCAACCGGTCAACGCCGGCAGCGCATGGTTGAGCGGCTTTGAGGCGTCATATCTGCAGCACTACTCCGCGCTGCCAGGCTTCCTCGGTGGGCTCGGGCTGTCGGCAAACTACAGCTACATCGGCTCCAGCACCAACGGCATTCCCGGCCGTTCCGACCATCCCCGGCTGCTGCGCAACTCACCCAATGTCTTCAACATCAGTCCCACTTATGATCGCGGCCGTTACTCCCTGCGCATGGGGATTTCTTACAACCAGGCCAACATTGCCGCCTACCAGTACACAGACGGTATGCCCGGCGGCATCAAGGGCCCGCTCAGCGACCAGTACTTCTACTCACATATCCAGGTGGATGCGCAGGGCATCATCGGACTGCGGGAAAACATGAGCTTGGTGTTGTCCGGCCTCAACCTCAATAACGAGGTCTTCGGCTTCTACCAGGGCAGCCAGCAGTACATGATCCAGCGCGAGTACTACCAGCCGACGTTCTCCGCCGGCATCCGCTGGACGCCAACCCACAAAGAGAAGTAG